The genomic stretch ACTTTGTCAAGTTAATTGCTAGATCAATTCAACTAGGGACGGCAGGCATGCTTGCCCGTTACGAAGAACTTGGCATGAAAGCAGAGATGCACTGCTATGCGAGAGCATTACTCCAATAATTTAATTCAGGTCTAAGTCAAGGAGAAGTGTAAACAGCGGTTTGAAAAAGAAACAGTAACAAATCTTGCTACAAAAAATAATCAGGTTAGGTCTTCCAGACCGCCGAACTCGATCCCACCCGCTAGCTCGGTGTAAGAGAAATCTGCTATAAAGAATGTTCTTCATTCAAGCCACAGTTCATCTTCATAGACCTTTGATTATCAAAAAGCAGAACATCACAGCCTGCTAGAAAACTGAAACGAATTTAACTGTAAACACCGTGAAGTCCACGTCCTGAAGTTTCCTCCAAATGTTATTACAATTTATGACTGCTAATGCATGGATCCCAAGTTCTTGTTCTCTCTCCTTCATAAACCTTGATTAAGACACCAGGCTGACCATCGGAGTAGGTGGAGAAAACTTCTTCCTTCTTTGCGGGAAAGGTGGTGTTTCTGGGGATCAAAACAGTCACAATACCACCAGCAGTTTCCAACCCCAGGGATAGGAATTACATCCAGAAGCAGCAGATCTTGCATTTTCTCATTATCTTCACCACTCAAGACAGCAACACCGTAGGCAACAACGTCCTCTGGATTGATGTTCTTGTACAGCTCCTTCCcaatgaaaaaatattgcaataaaTGTTGCACCATGGGAATCCTATTGGAACCACCAATAAGAACAATATCATTGATGCTGCTTTTGTCCATCTTGGCATCCCTCAAACACTTCTCCACCAGCTTCAAATCCATCTCAATGTTAGCTTGAGTAGAGGATGAGAGGCTCCTCTTCATCCTCTCAGTACTCAACCTCTTGAGGGCCATGGCATTTCCCCTGCTATCCTTCTCCTTATTCCTCTTCCAAAATTCCTGAACAAAGTGCTTCATCATTCTGTTATCAAAGTCCTCACCTCCACGGCGGGAGTCTCCAGCAGTGGCCTTCACCTAAGAGTCATTCCCTTTAATAGTAAGCAGGGTGACATCAAAAGTACCACCACCCAAGTCAAACATTCCTCTCAACAACAATAATTGCCCTCTTTTCAAGATCATAAGCCATTGCAGAAGCAGTGGGCTCATTAATGATATGCATGACATGAGACCAGCAATCTTGCCTGCATCAACTGTGGCCTGTCGTTGAGGGACATTGAAGTAGGCAGGGGCAATGAGTATTGCAAGCTTCATCGCAGTGCCAAGGTAAGCCTATGCAATTTGATGCATCTTTAAGAGGACCATTGAAGATATTTCTTCAGCTGCAAACTATTTCTCTTCACCGTTGTAGTTGACCACAATCAAGGGCTTGTCACGAGGAACTTCAAGGACTTTTAATGGCCACTGTTGGATATTGCTTTGCACAAAAGTATCACTAAATCTCCTGCCAATCCACATTGTCGCATCCTTTAACATATACATATAGATGTCTAAAACCccatcaaaaaatgaaaaaaactcgAAAGCAAGAACAGTTAAATTTGACTAAAAAGTTATTTAGTTAGAATCAACAGGGTCCAAAATTTGAACACTAATTGAAAATGGTGTCGATGGGATTCATAACAGTCTGGTTCGTAGCAGCATCACCAATCAGACGCTCTATACCAGTGAAGGCAACACAAGAAGGCGTCATTCTGTTATCTTGATCATTTGGTACGTTCTCTACTATGTCCTGTTGCCAAACACCAACGCATGAGTACATTGTCCACATATCAATTCCGATCGCCGGTCCATCTAGACCATATCCCATTCTTCTTGATTTGATTAGTATTTTGATCgcgtttgatattgtgatacatagtttttttcacttaaaatatattaatataatattttttttatatttttaacatagcaaatctgtaaaaaaaaaaaaaaaaaaacataacaaatcaaaataacaaaaaaacattaaaaaagatattaatttgaagatttttcaaattcaaaataaaagcaagaaagagAGACACATTGTAGCAAAAGCAGAAACGTGCATCATCAACATATTCAAAGATCAAAACAGACCTCCGATGGTTCTTCATCTCCGTATGTGCCATAACCATCAGATGGTTCTTCATCTCCGTATGTGCCCCTCCCATCAGATGGAGAAACTTCATCTTCCATTAACGTACCCATACAAGCACCATCGCTTCTATAAATCTTCGCAATGATTGGATTGCAGATGCTCTCAAGCTCCCCCAACTTGCCATCGAAATCATCTTTCCTTGCAAGCTGGTTGCCATCCAGCCACTTCATGGCCTGGTCAATGGCACCTTCAATCTTGTTCTTGTCACCTGTGGCCAGCTTTGAACTTCTCTTCTCATCCCCAATTGTTATTCTCATGTTGCGGACGAAAATCTCCAATTCATTCTTTGCCTCGGCCCACTTCTTGTGCTTTTCATCTTCAGACTTGTACCTTTCGGCCTCGTGGACCATCTTCTGAATTTCTTTTTCGGACCACCTGCCCCTGTCATTGGTGATTGTGATCTTTTTCTTCTGACCACTGGTCTTATCCTCAGCTTTTACAATCAAGATACAATCTGCATCAAGGTGAAAGCCTATTTTGATCTGAGGAACACCTTTGGGTGCTGGAGCAATACCAGAGAGCTCAAATGTGCCCAGTAAGTTGTTGTCCCTAGTCCTTGTTCTCTCCCCCTCGTAAATCTTGATCAAGACAGCAGTTTGATTGTCTGCGTAGGTGGAGAAAATACGCTCCTTTAATGTGGGAATCGAAGTGTTCCTTTCTATCAAAACATCCATAACACCGCCAGCAATTTCCAACCCAAGGGACAGGGGTAAAACATCCATAAGCAGCATGCTTTGCACCTCCTCATTGCCTTCGCCAGTCATGATAGTAGCCTGAACAGCAGCACCATAGGCAACTGCCTCATCAGGATTGATGCTCTTGCACAGCTCTTTGCCATTGAAAAAGTATTGCAGTAGCAGCTGCACCTTGGGAATCCGGCTAGAACCACCAACAAGAACAACATCATCGATGTTGTTTTTATCCATATCACAATCCCTCAAACACTTTTTCATCAGCTGCAAACACCTTCTAAAGAGATCCGTGTTCAGCTCCTCGAATCTTGCACGAGTAATGGTGGAATAAAAGTCAATACCTTCATACAATGAATCGATCTCAATGTTAGTTTGAACATCACGTGAGAGACTCCTCTTGGCCCTCTCACAAGCAGTTCGCAACCGCCGAAGAGCTGAAGGATCTCCACTAATGTCCTTCCTTTTCCTCCTTTTGAATTCCTGAACAAAGTAATTCACCAATCTGTTGTCAAAGTCCTCGCCTCCAAGGTGAGAGTCTCCAGCTGTGGCCCGCACTTCAACAAAACGATCAAGAATGGCAAGCAACGAGATATCACAAGTACCGCCCCCTAAATCAAAGACCAGCACATTCTTCACACCATCGTTTATATCCCTGTGAAGACCATAAGCCAAGGCAGCGGCGGTGGGCTCGTTAATAATACGCATGACATTAAAACCAGCAATCAAACCAGCATCTTTTGTGGCCTGCCGTTGAGAGTCAATAAAGTAGGCAGGAACAGTAATCACTGCATTCTTCACACTTTTGCCGATGAAAGCTTCAGCAATCTCACCCATCTTTCGGAGTACCATTGCCGAAATCTCTTCAGCAGCAAACTGCCTCTCTTCACGCTTGTAATTAACCACAATCATGGGCTTGTCACGAGGACCCGCAACAACCTTGAACGGCCAGTGCTGGATGTCACTCTGAACAGCAACATCGCTAAATCTCAGACCAATTAACCTTTTTGCACCTGTATTACATTTACCAACACTATCTTTcagtataaaatttaatttcctcTAGCATAAACATAAACTGACAGTGAAGAAACAGAGCTTTCTATGAAATCCTTCATTCTTGTACAACACTAGCACGCAGAAACATGAGCCATACGAAACATAAAATGAACTAAATCAAAAAAAGAAGACTGCGAAGTAAATTTTTCTTAAGAATACTAACCGAAGATGGTGTTGACAGGGTTGGAAACAACCTGGTTCTTTGCAGCTTCACCAATCAAACGCTGTGTGTCAGTGAAGGCAACACAAGAAGGCGTCATTCTGTTGCCTTGATCATTTGGTATAATCTCAACTCTTCCATTTTGCCAAACCCCAACGCAAGAATACGTTGTCCCCAAATCAATCCCAATCGCTGTAGAATCGTCTGTTTCCATTAGCGAGAGAAAACCATTAGATcatcaaaaacaagaaaaaaaaaaaaaagatcaaggaagtttagggcaaaaaaaaaaagagtcaacgCGCAGTTGAATGAATTTAAAATGCATATAAAATTTACTACTGCATTGTATCTATATTCCTGCGGTGCCTGAATTAGGGGtgaggaaaaaacaaaatatataaaaaaacctcataaaatttattagaatttataaaaaaataactggcTTGGTTTTaggagtttaaaaaataataataaattaaattcacacTAAAAACCGAGCAAATCATAAAAATCcaagctaaaataaaaaaaatcgagagtcaaaatcaagaaaactgaatgaaattgattgaaactagtttttattctaaaaactgaaccgatctaattgatttttaatttagtttaattttttaaaataaaaatttaatttagttattttttattattaaaaactgaattcaataaaaaataatcatccttGGCCtgaattatattagaaaaatggCAGCCGAAGCAACTCGAGAGTACAGGTTGCTTCTCCAAAATCACcagcttttaatttatttattttttcactctcAATTCCAGGCAACGCACCATTACCAAACAGACATTGAACTGAACTATAGTTATTGCAATCGCAGTGAGTAATCAAGAGGTGTTTGAgggcatttttttaaaatagttattacAGACAGACAGAATTCATTTTatgttctaaattttttttcacgggctgatttttttttattgtaagttttatattaataaatataattttttatgcaagaTGAGCTGAAGTGTTACCGAATGTTTTTAAAGGTACTGTTTTATATGGTGTTAAAAtcttagattaatttaatattaaaaaaaccttgTGGTCATGTCCGGAAGCTAATatacatgattatattaatttgataattgatttaaatttttttattttattttatttataatttttttatttgtttttcatagtttttaaaaagtttttcacATACTATAAAAGGGGTTATTTAGattggaaaatatatttaaataattttttctttttatatttattttttatttttaacattgacacatcaaaattattagaaaaacattagaaaaatattaatttaatatatttcaaataaaaaaataaaaaaagactctTGAAAAAAACCTACCATTCCCTAAACCTCATTATTCtcccatttttatttgtttcgcttttttttttatagttcaaTTATGTTTTCGAAAAACTTTGAATATctttctcttcaatttttttttttgtttttcaatctattCAACTTGTGTTgatgtaaaatattaatttttaaaaataaaaaacatattattttaataaatttatataaaaaataatttaaaaaggaaaTTTCACTGCAATATAAACActctttgaaattccaaaatattttctttgataaatCATGGATTTTAGATGTTTTCTCTGTTTTAAGCTCGTACTTTAGATTGGACCATTCTGGATCGATCTTAATAATGTAAATTCAAGCCTGTTTGTTATTGAGTCCGaagcttcattttttatttcaataatgaaatggtttttgatttgattttcttgagACTGCGGGCTGTTTCgtatattttcaaacatttaaaaaaaaaatattttttttttaatttgaagagtgtcaatttattatataaaaaataatgatgaaaacaCTTTGTTAAAACACAAATATAGAGATATCTAAATAGAATAAATAAGAATAGATACAGAtaattaattggaaaaaaaaataaaaatactgataataaaaaatctaattcaaaaaTCTTTACAAGTACAACAAACGAGTTTTTTATTGCCTtgtcaaatcaaattatttgtcatttttttcatgaaatggaaatagaattcaaaactcaaaacaataaataaataaatatcaaatgtcctttaaaaaattgaattgtagCAAAACTAATCCTAACTAATTAAGATAAGTTTCCATTTACTTTCACCTAATCAGTTATGATTGTACTGTGTGGTTTAAGGGTGACAATTTCAACAAATGAGAACTTCTCAAGGGCAAGATTTATagccattaaaattaaatataataaataatacataACCTCCTCAGctatttgcttctttcttttaacaatttaaccCCACATCAAATCCAGCCTAAATAATAAAAGACGAGAAGGGAACCCAATTCAAGTGCAGTGATCATAAAAATTACAGAAATCGAAGAAAAATGTCAAAACAGTAGCGGTAATACAGCTGAGTGTAAAACTTTTCGACAGAGATGACTTCTCCACTACTTTGTCAAGTTAATTGCTAGATCAATTCAACTACGGACGACAGGCATGCATGCCCGTTACAAAGAACCTGGCATTAAAGCAGAGATGCACTGCTATGCGAGAATATTACTCCAATAATTTAATTCAGGTCCAAGTCAAGGAGAAGTGAAAACAGCGGTTTGAAAAAGAAACAGTAACGAATCTTGCTACAAAAAATAATCAGGTTAGGTCTTCCAGACCGCCGAACTCGATCCCACCCACTAGCTCGGTGTAAGAGAAATCTGCTATAAAGAATGTTCTTCATTCAAGCCACAGTTCGTCTTTATAAGAAAAAGCTATTCAAGCGGAATGCTTtgttgtattaattatattcaataatgaCAACTAATTGGATGCAAATACTACTAGAAAatcaacaaatacaaatacaaatattaaaaaaattacagtaaaaaaaaattaaaacaaagtaaaaaaataaattatgatgtgTCATTTTTACCAACGGTAAAAAGTGAACATTGttcatcatattaattataaaaagaatcacCGATGAGATTTATTTCATCGGTAAAAGGTGAACATTGTTCATCATATCAATTACAAAGAGAATCACCGACGGGATTTTCcgtcaatatttttcaaagaactccagaactgttcactttccaattgcactgttaattgttgttgtttacAGACAAAATCATTGACGGATTGAAAAGCCGTCAATGTtatttggcggttttctgaagaaattcaagtaatttaaaattttcatttaaatattacagatggattgaaaaatcatctgTATTTgttggcggtttctgaaaactttttacgaaattgaaaatttaaattaaatattactgatggaataattaaaaaatattaatattcaattaaccATCGGTAAATCCATCTCTAACGTGCCCCAATAAAAAGCCTGAATCCCCTTATTTCACAAAAGATAGGCTCATTTCTTATcattcttcttctacttcttcttcttcattatatgtaaaaaacatcaatatctatttctttcttttcttttctcttctcatctccttctctttttctccatgctcgggtatgtcttcttctttttttttttttatcctcttagtttttttttaattaatatgttttatgaaattttttctctctccttagcttcacttgcaactacattaaggtaagatttttcttttttcttcttttttcatgatttgttttcactataattgttttttattttatttttaattttttttgttcttaataattgtataaatgttgttgtgagattttttttttcatatgagatcaatttttagttgatatatttataggatttttaaatttttagcaaattgcaacttcattttttttcatatgaatttttttagttgaatttttttttatttgttgcaaatttatttgagttgattttcttatttttttttctaaacattttgagtatatattatagagtgttgatttatgttaatttaattattttatgatttcataaaatgattttttaaaaaatatttttaaaataattaccgacggaaaattcgtcggtaaatccgttggtaatgaaaaaatattattaccgacgcGTTTGTTCTgtcagtaaatccgtcggtaataatattttttttattaccaacgaaTTTACAGACGAATAAAAAATTACTGATGAAAGATTCACCGATGGAgcatttccgtcggtgatttcatcggtaaattaattatcgACGAAATATGTGTCTTACActgacggaaaaattccgtcggtaaaattgttaaatcttgtagtgagaTTGATACAAAATATTCTAACGTATCTTATCTAATTATATCAAGATATAGCTTTTCGTTTTATATCAAAACACTGTCAATATAATTTCCAACACTCCCCCTTAAGTTGGAGAGTGAACATCAATAACTCCCAACTTGAACATGAACCGCCTGAACTTCTCTTTTCCCAAAGCTTTTGTAAACACATATGCTAATTGTTGTGAAGAAATCACATATCAGGTAACAACTTCACCTCGTAAAAATTTTTCCCGAATAAAGTGGCAATCCATTTAATGTCGAGTTCTCTCATGAAACACATGATTTTTTGCAATGTGTGAGGCAGCTTGATCACAATGAAGAGTAACATGATCTGAAACCGACATATGCAAATAtgttaataaattcttaaccaaGTAAGCTCACAACATGTACTTGTCATTACTCTATATTCAGCTTCCACACTTGATAAAGAAACTGTCTTTTGCCTTTTGGTTCTCCATGAAATTAAGGAATTTTTAAGGAATGCACAATACCCAGTGGTGGAACAGTGAGTGATAGAACAGTCCGTCCAATCAGAGTCATAAAATTCCCTTAAGTGTAATGGGTTATtggaatgaaaaaacaaaccttGACCAGGAGCTGATTTTAAATAGCGAACAACTCGAAGAGCAACAACCATGTGAGGTGGACGTGGTTCATGCATGAATCAATTGAGAATGTGAACTGAATATGTGATATCAGGTCTAGTGATGGTTAAGTAAATCAATCAACCAACTAGACACTGATATGCACAAGGATCTTTGAGCAATTCTCCTTTATTTGAAAGTCTGCattttttcatagaaaattcAACCAGCTTAACACCTAGATATCCACTGTCTTTGATAATTTCCAAAGCATATTTGTGCTAGAAAATGTAAATGCCTTTCTTGGAACAGGCTATTTCAatgtctaaaaagaattttagaTCACTAAGGTTTTTGATGCGGAAACGAGGATGAAGAAACTGCTTTAAAGCTTTGATGGATTCAATGTTGTTTCTGGTTATCAAAATGTCATCCATATAGATCAATAGGATAATGAGAAATGTAccgttttttttatgaacaaggAATAGTTGgcttttaaatgtaaaaacccAGCAGCAAGAACAACTTCTATGAACTTAGAAAACCATTGTCAAGAGGCTTGTTTAAAGCCATACAATGACTTATGAAAGCGATAGACAATGTTTTCCCCTTGTCGCCGAAGAAGATCAAGAGGAAGAGACATATGGATTTCTTCCAACAAATCACCATTTAAGAAAGTAATATTGACGTTTAATTGATGCAAAGGCCAATTCAGATTGGCAGCAACAGCAGGGAGGCAGCGGACAGTGACCATTTCCAACAGTCTTCATAGACGTTTGATTATCATAGAGCAGAACATCACAGCCTGCTGAAAATTGAAACGAATTTAACTGTAAACACCGTCAAGTCCACGTCCTGAAGTTTCATCCAAATGTTATTACAATTTATGGCTGCTAATGGATCCAAAGATATATGAGTATATACGTGACTGCAAAGAGATTAAATATTGGTTCCtcgtaaaaaaatttatatcggTTGTCAAATTTATTGCTCTCAAGAAGAACAATACTGGCTTCTTAGCCTTCTTATGCATGTTCCCTTCACTTGGATGTGTGATATTTTGTTGAAGCTCCTGCGGGCTGCTTGAGAATCCTGCTAGAGGACATTAGTACGGCGCAGAGTTGCAACTCCAAGGCTGTGGAGGATGTAATTGTTTCTTCCCAGAGCTTTCGCTCTTGCATGaatgaattatttgaaaaaagaattacCCTTGGCAGAAATCGAAATGCCGTTCAATTATTCAAGTGTGTGTTGCTCTTTCAGGATTCAAAATGTTGCAAATGTACCGATGCATCTATACAAGTAGACAAGCTCCTCGAGATGCATCTTCgagtgaaaaagaaaatatggagCCAATGTTGGATATTGCTCTGCACAAAAGTATCGCTAAATCTCCTGCCGCTCCTCTTTCCGCATCTTTTAACATGTAGATGTCTAAAaccacatcaaaaaaaaaaaaaaaaaactcgaaagcaaaaacaattaaatttgacTAAAAAGTTATTTCGTTAGAATCAACAAGGTCCAAAATTTGAACACTAACTGAAAACGGTGTTGATGGGATTCATAACAACCTGATTTATAGTAGCATCACCAATCAGACGCTCTATACTAGTGAAGGCATCAGAAGATGGCGTCATTCTGTTAACTTGATCATTCTCCACTATGTCCTGTTGCCAAACACCAACGCATGAGTACGGTGTCCAATATCAATTTTCAAAGAACAATTCAGACCTCCAATGGTTCTTCATCTCTGTATGTGCCCCTCCCATCAGATGGAGAAACTTCATCTTTCAATTAACGTACCCATAAAAACAACATCGCTCCTATAAATCTTCGCAATGATTGGATTGCAGATGCTCTCAAGCTCCCTCAACATTCCATCGAAATCATCTTTCCTTGCAAGCTGGTTGCCATCCAGCCACTTCATGGCCTGGTCAATGGCACCTTCAATCTTGTTCTTGTCACCTGTGGCCAGCTTTGAACTTCTCTTCTCATCCCCAATTGTTATTCTCATGTTGCGGACGAAAATCTCCAATTCATTCTTTGCCTCGGCCCACTTCTTGTGCTTTTCATCTTCAGACTTGTACCTTTCGGCCTCGTGGACCATCTTCTGAATTTCTTTTTCGGACCACCTGCCCCTGTCATCGGTGATTGTGATCTTTTTCTTCTGACCACCGGTCTCATCCTCAGCTGATACAATCAAGATACCATTTGCATCAATGTCAAAGATTATTTTGATCCGAGGAACACCTTTGGGTGCTGGAGCAATACCAGAGAGCTCAAATGTGCCCAGTAAGTTGTTGTCCCTAGTCCTTGTTCTCTCCCCCTCGTAAATCTTGATCAAGACAGCCGTTTGATTGTCTGCGTAGGTAGAGAAAAGACCCTCCTTTTGTAAGGGAACCATAGTGTTCCTTTCTATCAAAACATCCAT from Populus alba chromosome 8, ASM523922v2, whole genome shotgun sequence encodes the following:
- the LOC118052156 gene encoding heat shock cognate 70 kDa protein 2, producing METDDSTAIGIDLGTTYSCVGVWQNGRVEIIPNDQGNRMTPSCVAFTDTQRLIGEAAKNQVVSNPVNTIFGAKRLIGLRFSDVAVQSDIQHWPFKVVAGPRDKPMIVVNYKREERQFAAEEISAMVLRKMGEIAEAFIGKSVKNAVITVPAYFIDSQRQATKDAGLIAGFNVMRIINEPTAAALAYGLHRDINDGVKNVLVFDLGGGTCDISLLAILDRFVEVRATAGDSHLGGEDFDNRLVNYFVQEFKRRKRKDISGDPSALRRLRTACERAKRSLSRDVQTNIEIDSLYEGIDFYSTITRARFEELNTDLFRRCLQLMKKCLRDCDMDKNNIDDVVLVGGSSRIPKVQLLLQYFFNGKELCKSINPDEAVAYGAAVQATIMTGEGNEEVQSMLLMDVLPLSLGLEIAGGVMDVLIERNTSIPTLKERIFSTYADNQTAVLIKIYEGERTRTRDNNLLGTFELSGIAPAPKGVPQIKIGFHLDADCILIVKAEDKTSGQKKKITITNDRGRWSEKEIQKMVHEAERYKSEDEKHKKWAEAKNELEIFVRNMRITIGDEKRSSKLATGDKNKIEGAIDQAMKWLDGNQLARKDDFDGKLGELESICNPIIAKIYRSDGACMGTLMEDEVSPSDGRGTYGDEEPSDGYGTYGDEEPSEDIVENVPNDQDNRMTPSCVAFTGIERLIGDAATNQTVMNPIDTIFN
- the LOC118052385 gene encoding heat shock 70 kDa protein 4, with protein sequence MDKNSIDDVVLVGGSSRIPKVQLLLQYFFNGKELCKSINPDEAVAYGAAVQATILTGGGNEEVQDMLLLDVSPLSLGLEIAGGVMDVLIERNTMVPLQKEGLFSTYADNQTAVLIKIYEGERTRTRDNNLLGTFELSGIAPAPKGVPRIKIIFDIDANGILIVSAEDETGGQKKKITITDDRGRWSEKEIQKMVHEAERYKSEDEKHKKWAEAKNELEIFVRNMRITIGDEKRSSKLATGDKNKIEGAIDQAMKWLDGNQLARKDDFDGMLRELESICNPIIAKIYRSDVVFMGTLIER